A window of the Aquarana catesbeiana isolate 2022-GZ linkage group LG05, ASM4218655v1, whole genome shotgun sequence genome harbors these coding sequences:
- the SEM1 gene encoding 26S proteasome complex subunit SEM1 translates to MTAEKKPQVDLGLLEEDDEFEEFPTEDWTGCDEDEDAHVWEDNWDDDNVEDDFSNQLRAELEKHGYKMETA, encoded by the exons ATGACGGCAGAGAAGAAGCCGCAGGTGGACCTGGGTCTGCTGGAGGAGGATGACGAGTTTGAGGAGTTCCCGACAgaag ACTGGACAGGCTGTGACGAGGATGAAGATGCTCACGTCTGGGAGGATAATTGGGATGATGACAATGTAGAGGATGACTTCTCTAATCAGTTAAG ggcGGAGCTAGAAAAACACGGATACAAGATGGAGACGGCGTAG